The following is a genomic window from Selenomonadales bacterium.
TTCTTAGCATGGCTTGCCAAGATATGTTCTGCACCAATGAACTCGGTTACTTCACCGAGGATAGACGTACCGCCTGCTTCAACGAGAAGGTCGGATGCAACACCGATAGCAGGATTCGGAACGAGACCCGACGACGTATCGGAGCTGCCGCATTTCATACCCATGATAAGTTTGCTGATCGGGAACGGTTTACGCTGTTCTTTCGAAGCTTCGCCGACCATTTCCTGTGCTAAGAGAACGCCTTGTGCGATCGTGCGCGTAGCACCGCCGATCTCTTGCACGACAAGATGCTCAACACGTTTACCGCTGGCTTTGATACCGTCGATAACACCCTGGAGATCCGTGCTTTCACAACCAAGGCTGACTACGATAACAGAATGAAGGTTCGGGTTTTTGCCAAGACCGATAAGAGCCTTGTTAACAAGACCGATATCGAGCGGAGTCTGGCAGCAGCCCTGATGATGCGTAAAACGCGCCGTGCCTTGTACTTGACGAGCAATCGCTTCTACGACTTCGTTAACACAGACGACTGCCGAAAGGATACCAAC
Proteins encoded in this region:
- a CDS encoding UxaA family hydrolase, encoding MEFMGYGRPDGQVGTRNFVGILSAVVCVNEVVEAIARQVQGTARFTHHQGCCQTPLDIGLVNKALIGLGKNPNLHSVIVVSLGCESTDLQGVIDGIKASGKRVEHLVVQEIGGATRTIAQGVLLAQEMVGEASKEQRKPFPISKLIMGMKCGSSDTSSGLVPNPAIGVASDLLVEAGGTSILGEVTEFIGAEHILASHAKNKEVADGILALVDRMEKRAMAVGEDIRGGQPTGGNIKGGLTTIEEKSLGAIAKAGSAPIQAVYEYGEFPEAGGLVVMDSPGREPEILTGLAAAGANIIVFATGRGAPQGFPFVPVIKITGSQTAAEKMIDHIDMNLAAVIDGDDTI